CCTATCCAACCTCATCGGCTTCGAAGACATCTCGGGCGTCGCCCCGTTGCTCGCGGCATCGGGCGAGGAAGACTGAAAAGATCCTCTTGCCCACTCCCCACGGCCGCCCGCTGTTGCTTTACACTCACTGAGGCGCTCAGTATGCTTGAGATTGGCCGTGTCGACCTCGAGCGACAAAACATCCAGGCTTCAGATTCCAGACGTAAACAGGAGAACGAAATGGCAGCAGTAGACGAGAAGGTAAAGCAGATTATTGTCGAGCAGCTTCAGGTGGATGAAGCAGAAGTCACCCCGGGCGCAAGCTTTCAGGAAGATCTCGGTGCAGACTCCCTCGACGTCGTCGAGCTCGTCATGCAGTTCGAAGAAGCATTCGACATCCAGATCCCCGACGAGGATGCCGAGAAGATCAAGACCGTCAAAGACGCCGTCGACTATATCGAAAAGAACCAGAAGGCCAAGTAAACAATGGAGCATCGTCGCGTAGTTGTCACCGGCCTCGGCCTGATCTGCGGGGTCGGCAAAACCGCCCCTGAGGTTTGGGAAGGTCTTATGGCCGGACGAAGCGGTATGGCCGAGATCAAGGCATTCGATCTCACCGGCCATCCAGTCCGCTTCGCTGCAGAGGTTAAGGACTTCGATCCTCTCCTCTTCGTCGAAAAGAAAGAATCCCGCAAGATGGGCCGCTTCATCCACTTTGCCCTGGCCGCAGCAGCCGAAGCGATGGCCCACTCCGG
This Tunturibacter gelidoferens DNA region includes the following protein-coding sequences:
- a CDS encoding acyl carrier protein gives rise to the protein MAAVDEKVKQIIVEQLQVDEAEVTPGASFQEDLGADSLDVVELVMQFEEAFDIQIPDEDAEKIKTVKDAVDYIEKNQKAK